One segment of Triticum urartu cultivar G1812 unplaced genomic scaffold, Tu2.1 TuUngrouped_contig_288, whole genome shotgun sequence DNA contains the following:
- the LOC125527094 gene encoding putative auxin transporter-like protein 4, with translation MASEKVETIVAGNYVEMEREGGDGEHQAGAGVDGGEGGGAAPSGRSKLVSSLFWHGGSAYDAWFSCSSNQVAQVLLTLPYSFSQLGMASGIALQLFYGLMGSWTAYLISVLYVEYRTRKERDKADFRGHVIQWFEVLDGLLGAHWRNAGLFFNCTFLLFGSVIQLIACASNIYYINDSMDKRTWTYIFGACCATTVFIPSFHNYRMWSFLGLLMTTYTAWYLTAAALVHGRLEGVTHSAPTKMVLYFTGATNILYTFGGHAVTVEIMHAMWKPQKFKLIYLMATLYVLTLTLPSASAMYWAFGDALLDHSNAFSLLPRTPFRDAAVVLMLIHQFITFGFACTPLYFVWEKAIGVHGDRTGVFRRAAARLPVVAPIWFLAVVFPFFGPINSTVGSLLVSFTVYIIPAAAHMAVFAAPAAREGAVERPPRGLGGWAGMYAANCFVVAWVLVVGFGFGGWASTVNFVRQVNTFGLFTKCYQCPPRH, from the exons ATGGCATCGGAGAAGGTGGAGACGATCGTGGCGGGGAACTACGTGGAGATGGAGAGAGAAGGGGGCGACGGCGAGCATCAGGCAGGGGCCGGGGTAGACGGCggagagggcggcggcgcggcgccgtCGGGGAGGAGCAAGCTGGTGTCGAGCCTCTTCTGGCACGGCGGCTCGGCCTACGACGCGTGGTTCAGCTGCTCCTCCAACCAGGTGGCGCAGGTGCTGCTGACGCTGCCCTACTCCTTCTCCCAGCTCGGGATGGCGAGCGGCATCGCGCTGCAGCTCTTCTACGGGCTCATGGGGAGCTGGACGGCGTACCTCATCAGCGTGCTGTACGTGGAGTACCGGACGCGCAAGGAGCGGGACAAGGCGgacttccggggccacgtcatcCAGTGGTTCGAGGTCCTGGACGGCCTCCTCGGCGCGCACTGGCGCAACGCCGGCCTCTTCTTCAACTGCACCTTCCTCCTCTTCGGCTCCGTCATCCAGCTCATCGCCTGCGCCAGCAACATCTACTACATCAACGACTCCATGGACAAGCGGACGTGGACCTACATCTTCGGCGCCTGCTGCGCCACCACCGTCTTCATCCCCTCCTTCCACAACTACCGGATGTGGTCCTTCCTCGGCCTCCTCATGACCACCTACACCGCCTGgtacctcaccgccgccgccctcgtccACGGCAGGCTGGAGGGGGTCACCCACTCCGCGCCGACCAAGATGGTGCTCTACTTCACCGGCGCCACCAACATCCTCTACACCTTCGGAGGCCACGCTGTCACTGT TGAGATCATGCACGCCATGTGGAAGCCGCAGAAGTTCAAGCTCATCTACCTCATGGCCACGCTCTACGTGCTGACGCTGACGCTGCCGTCCGCGTCCGCCATGTACTGGGCCTTCGGCGACGCCCTTCTCGACCACTCCAACgccttctccctcctcccgcgCACGCCCTTCCGCGACGCCGCCGTCGTCCTCATGCTCATCCACCAGTTCATCACCTTCGGCTTCGCCTGCACGCCGCTCTACTTCGTCTGGGAGAAGGCCATCGGCGTGCACGGCGACCGCACCGGCGTCTTCcgcagggcggcggcgcggctcccCGTCGTGGCGCCCATCTGGTTCCTGGCCGTCGTCTTCCCCTTCTTCGGCCCCATCAACTCCACCGTGGGGTCCCTCCTCGTCAGCTTCACCGTGTACATCATCCCCGCCGCGGCGCACATGGCCGTCTTCGCGGCGCCGGCGGCCAGGGAGGGCGCCGTGGAGCGGCCGCCGCGGGGACTCGGGGGGTGGGCCGGGATGTACGCCGCCAACTGCTTCGTGGTGGCGTGGGTGCTCGTCGTCGGCTTCGGGTTCGGCGGCTGGGCCAGCACCGTCAACTTTGTGCGCCAGGTCAACACCTTCGGACTCTTCACCAAGTGCTACCAGTGCCCTCCAAGGCACTAA